The genome window ATTTGTACATTATTTGGTAAACTTATTCTTATACTGAACAAGATTTTCTGTTTTCCTTATAATTTCTTTTCCAGGTCATATGTTCGCTGTGTGGCACTGAGCAAGAGGCAAGTTCATAGTTTCGGGGTGCTGCATGTGAAATTCTATACTAATGGGCATTATCCTGCAATTGTTGACaatgattttatataacaacaaaTCTCTTTTTGGTTACTAGTTGACAGAGTGTTGGGATAATGGTACTCTTGTGTTTGTTTGAAATATCTTCAGAGCTTGCTTGCTAGCTAATCGCTGCTATGTTGATGTTCCAAACTCTGCATTTTCACTTGCAATCTGTTCGAACATCATTATATCCTGGTGTTCCGTACTCTATTTTCCCTTGCAGTTTGTGACAGTGCTAATACCTTTTCTTCATGGTTTTCTCTGTTTATGACAGGTGCAGCAAATTTGCATAAATTGTGGTGTTTGTATGGGAAAATACTTCTGTGGGACTTGCAAGTTGTTTGATGATGATGTATGTAAACCTGTTGTGTTTGGAGTTATTTTCATTCTGATGAAGCTAGAATCACTTTTCCTGTTGTTCTTGTATCCAGTTTTGCTTATTCATTTGTTTTTTCAGGTCTCAAAGCAACAATACCATTGTAGTGGATGTGGAATCTGCAGGTTTGTTATAGCCTTATACAtgacatttttttttcctttttttgaataaagaaaatttatttgGCTTTGACTGATGAATATCTTAATTTGGCAGAATTGGTGGACGAGAGAACTTTTTTCATTGCTTCACATGTGGTAATGTTATGATCTGACTATTAGACACTGTTGAATCTTGTTTACCTTATGGTTCTGTGAGAAATCACATGATATCTGGCTGCAGACTACTAGTGCTATTCTCAAGTAGCTTGGTCTTGGCTAGGTTAGGATGCAGAACCCAAGTAACAGTTAATACATGAGCAAGATTCGATGGAAGTGAACAGCTCAGTTTGTTATCTGTCTGACAATTTGGAACTGGCGCTGGTAGGAGCTGAGTTATTATTACATTATGGGATCTGCTGTGCCTAGCAACTCGATGTTTGGTTCAGCTCATCTCAGCTATGCCACTCGATAGCTATTCCATGCAGATCATTTTGCTCCTTAGTTATCTATCCTGTCGTAGTTGTTGTGTTGTCTTGGTGTTGCCTGACTATCGGTTTAGTCCATGTTGCCAATTGTATAGCTGGCAGATCTTAACTCTAGGCATTTTGTTTTCCTGTATCTTCTTTTTTATTGTCTTTCCaatattttttaacaaaaaattTCTTTCACCAACCTTTCCTTGTGAGTGTTCTGTAGGTTGTTTTTAGTTGTAATTTcttggtttttttttaatttttctgccTACACATTAAAAAGTTTTCAATCCACAACTTTGATCTTAGCATTTGAGGCACTAGTCCTCGAAGCTTCCAAGAGTTCAGCTTTCTGGTATTTGCATTTCTGACAATTTCTTCACTATAATGTGGCATTATGGTACCCTATGATGCAATTATGCCAATTAGTGTAGTTCAGGATACGAGTCTAGAAATTTTCTTTTACTCTGCCTGCAGTTCTATATCCTATCAGttatgattgtttattttttttaacctGATGTCGGTCTTTATTTATGATCTTTTTTGTTCATTGATTCCACCTGTCTTGATGATGTGCTTTCTTGTGTTCTTAATTGAAGGTTGCTGCTACTCGATCGTGTTAAAGAACTGCCATTCATGTGTGGAAGGAGCAATGCATCATGATTGTCCTGTTTGTTTCGAGGTTGGTTTCCTGTCTAATTTTTCCCTTGTTTAGATTAGCCAGGGCAAAAACCTTTTTTTAGCTTCCACAAGATTTAGCATTGTTCCCTGTTAAAATATTTATCTTGTACAGTATCTGTTTGAATCCACAAATGATATAAGTGTGCTGCCATGTGGCCACACCATTCATGTAAATTGCTTGAAGGAAATGCAACAGCACTTGCAGTAAGCTCTGCTGACCGTCTGCTTCATCTTTATTTCCTGTGTTTGGGTTTTTTTTATTCCAATCCAGGGTGGCTAAAACCAGAAACTTTCACAGGTTTGCTTGCCCACTTTGCTCCAAGTCTGTATGTGACATGTCAGAAGTGTGGGAAATTTTGGACATGGAGATAGCAGCCACGCCAATGCCTGGATCCTACCACAATAAAAAGGTAAgttctatttattattattaccaAATATCATAATATTTATACTTTTATTTGCTATTGACATGAGTTTAGGGGGGATGATTTTACAAATCTGACATTTCCGACAGAAATGGCCTTCATATGGTAGAAAAATTTACTTCAATAGGCTGTGAATATACTTTTT of Musa acuminata AAA Group cultivar baxijiao chromosome BXJ2-3, Cavendish_Baxijiao_AAA, whole genome shotgun sequence contains these proteins:
- the LOC103972928 gene encoding probable E3 ubiquitin-protein ligase RZFP34; this encodes MEGLADHCESPILEPKISQDDGTENSINCTESSDRNCGKPQDLTYTPDLLADERLAKGLFQYGCPHYRRRCHIRAPCCGKIFYCRHCHNEAMNSIDVERRHRHELPRQEVQQVICSLCGTEQEVQQICINCGVCMGKYFCGTCKLFDDDVSKQQYHCSGCGICRIGGRENFFHCFTCGCCYSIVLKNCHSCVEGAMHHDCPVCFEYLFESTNDISVLPCGHTIHVNCLKEMQQHLQFACPLCSKSVCDMSEVWEILDMEIAATPMPGSYHNKKVRILCNDCGAISEVQFHVVGQKCLKCKSYNTRQT